In Flavobacterium sp. WV_118_3, one DNA window encodes the following:
- a CDS encoding PPK2 family polyphosphate kinase, with product MKTIKCDDFRVDSSIKLSDLPTALNIDTSEKKKSKALEKTREKLSKLQDKMYAHNRYGVLICLQGMDTAGKDSLIREVFKEFNSRGVVVHSFKTPNSSELEHDYLWRHYMALPEKGKFSVFNRTQYENVLVTRVHPEYILNENLPGIESVADIPADFWQKRYEQINNFEKHIAQNGTIVLKFFLHLSKEEQRQRLLRRLDKEEHNWKFSPGDLKERARWDEYQQYYEEAINNTSKKHAPWYVVPADNKETCRYIVAKTILDELEKYTDIKEPELDPEIKKHIAVYREELQKE from the coding sequence ATGAAAACGATTAAGTGCGATGATTTTAGAGTGGACAGTAGCATTAAATTATCTGATTTACCGACTGCTTTAAATATAGATACTTCCGAAAAAAAGAAATCCAAAGCATTGGAAAAAACCAGAGAAAAACTGAGCAAACTTCAGGATAAAATGTATGCACACAATCGCTATGGCGTACTGATTTGTTTGCAGGGAATGGATACTGCCGGAAAAGACAGTCTGATTCGGGAAGTTTTTAAGGAATTTAATTCCCGTGGCGTGGTAGTGCATAGTTTTAAAACACCCAATTCGTCTGAACTGGAACACGATTATTTATGGCGGCATTATATGGCGTTACCGGAAAAAGGAAAGTTCTCGGTTTTTAATCGTACACAATACGAAAATGTACTGGTCACTCGTGTGCATCCGGAATATATATTGAATGAGAATTTACCCGGAATCGAATCGGTAGCCGATATTCCGGCCGATTTCTGGCAAAAGCGGTACGAGCAGATCAATAATTTTGAAAAGCATATTGCCCAAAATGGTACCATTGTTCTAAAGTTTTTTCTGCATTTGAGTAAGGAAGAACAGCGTCAACGCTTGTTACGACGTTTGGACAAAGAGGAGCACAACTGGAAATTTTCACCCGGGGATTTAAAAGAGCGGGCTAGATGGGACGAATACCAACAGTATTATGAAGAAGCTATTAATAATACATCCAAAAAACATGCGCCCTGGTATGTGGTTCCGGCTGATAATAAAGAGACGTGTCGTTATATCGTAGCGAAAACAATATTGGACGAGCTGGAAAAATATACGGACATTAAAGAACCGGAATTGGATCCGGAAATTAAAAAACATATCGCGGTATATCGCGAGGAATTACAAAAGGAATAA